One window of the Oncorhynchus mykiss isolate Arlee chromosome 5, USDA_OmykA_1.1, whole genome shotgun sequence genome contains the following:
- the LOC110524422 gene encoding glutamate--cysteine ligase regulatory subunit isoform X1 gives MDNHTTSAKVLLNHATTLNLHTGNLVNRSRLKKKCPSSPSEEIQDCVRATLSEWFATIPPPTSPTDLPDTIDCSIPQATEVITPEEREELKVSVKLFICEADLSSIKDAVDKACQALAVSQLDSVIIAPPALPEEVSQTLDNLQPAWSELEGLVQSHKIATIGTSDLDKELLEQLYNWAQVKPSSNQVNLASCCVMPPDLTAFAKEFDIQLLTHNDPKELITAASFQEAVQESTQDLKVADWRLEWVLRYSIIVKSRGIIKAKGYLVHAKRSSLQHVL, from the exons ATGGACAATCACACCACCAGTGCTAAAGTGCTTCTCAACCATGCTACGACATTGAATCTGCACACGGGAAATTTAGTAAACCGTAGCCGTCTCAAGAAAAAATGTCCGTCTTCACCTAGTGAAGAG ATTCAAGACTGTGTTCGAGCTACACTTAGTGAGTGGTTTGCCACGATACCACCACCAACTTCACCAACG GACTTACCAGACACAATTGACTGCTCCATCCCTCAAGCTACAGAAGTAATCACACCcgaggagagggaggagctgAAGGTTTCAG TCAAACTATTTATTTGCGAGGCAGACCTCTCTTCAATCAAAGATGCAGTAGATAAGG CTTGCCAGGCCCTGGCTGTTTCCCAGCTGGACTCAGTGATCATTGCGCCCCCTGCTCTGCCTGAGGAAGTGAGCCAGACCCTGGACAACCTGCAGCCTGCCTGGAGTGAACTGGAGGGTCTGGTGCAAAGCCACAAGATCGCTACCATCGGCACCTCCGACCTGGACAAGGAGCTCCTGGAGCAGCTCTACAACTGGGCCCAG GTGAAACCCAGTAGTAACCAGGTGAATCTGGCCTCCTGCTGTGTGATGCCCCCTGACCTGACTGCTTTTGCAAAGGAGTTTGACATTCAGCTACTGACTCATAATGACCCAAAAG AACTGATTACTGCTGCCAGCTTCCAGGAGGCAGTGCAGgagagcactcaggacctgaaGGTGGCAGACTGGAGGTTGGAGTGGGTTTTGCGTTACTCCATCATAGTCAAAAGCAGGGGGATCATCAAAGCAAAAGGCTACCTTGTTCACGCAAAGAGAAGCAGCCTGCAGCATGTCCTCTGA
- the LOC110524422 gene encoding glutamate--cysteine ligase regulatory subunit isoform X2 — protein MKSHKIVKQKFWDLPDTIDCSIPQATEVITPEEREELKVSVKLFICEADLSSIKDAVDKACQALAVSQLDSVIIAPPALPEEVSQTLDNLQPAWSELEGLVQSHKIATIGTSDLDKELLEQLYNWAQVKPSSNQVNLASCCVMPPDLTAFAKEFDIQLLTHNDPKELITAASFQEAVQESTQDLKVADWRLEWVLRYSIIVKSRGIIKAKGYLVHAKRSSLQHVL, from the exons ATGAAATCCCACAAGATTGTAAAACAGAAATTCTGG GACTTACCAGACACAATTGACTGCTCCATCCCTCAAGCTACAGAAGTAATCACACCcgaggagagggaggagctgAAGGTTTCAG TCAAACTATTTATTTGCGAGGCAGACCTCTCTTCAATCAAAGATGCAGTAGATAAGG CTTGCCAGGCCCTGGCTGTTTCCCAGCTGGACTCAGTGATCATTGCGCCCCCTGCTCTGCCTGAGGAAGTGAGCCAGACCCTGGACAACCTGCAGCCTGCCTGGAGTGAACTGGAGGGTCTGGTGCAAAGCCACAAGATCGCTACCATCGGCACCTCCGACCTGGACAAGGAGCTCCTGGAGCAGCTCTACAACTGGGCCCAG GTGAAACCCAGTAGTAACCAGGTGAATCTGGCCTCCTGCTGTGTGATGCCCCCTGACCTGACTGCTTTTGCAAAGGAGTTTGACATTCAGCTACTGACTCATAATGACCCAAAAG AACTGATTACTGCTGCCAGCTTCCAGGAGGCAGTGCAGgagagcactcaggacctgaaGGTGGCAGACTGGAGGTTGGAGTGGGTTTTGCGTTACTCCATCATAGTCAAAAGCAGGGGGATCATCAAAGCAAAAGGCTACCTTGTTCACGCAAAGAGAAGCAGCCTGCAGCATGTCCTCTGA